Part of the Vallitalea okinawensis genome, CAATTCGTTTACCTATTGATCAAACTACTGTTGTTGGTTGGGGAGGAAACAGCCTTGAAACTAATCGCCCTCATGCTATTGTTCCTATGGAGCGATGGGCATATGATCTACTGATAGACCCCTACTCTGTGTCCAGTAATAAATTATCCGATTACGGCATATATGACGTTGAAGTTATTGCTCCCATTTCAGGAATCATCATAGATGTGTATGACCAAGAAGATGATATTTTGCCTGGGGCAGCTGATAATGAAACCATGATGGGTAATTATATCTATATGCGATTGGATACAACAGATACATACTTAATCTTTGCACACCTGAAGAAAGATTCAGTTCTTGTACAGATTGGTCAGTATGTAGAGGAAGGTACACCTATAGCTCGAGTTGGTAATTCAGGCTCTAGTAGCGAGCCTCACCTCCACATCCATCATCAGCGTCAAAACCCTCTGACGACTAGCATGTTCTTAACTGAAGGATTGCCTCTTTATTTTCGTGATATAGATGGTCCACCAATACCTAAAGGTGGGATTAT contains:
- a CDS encoding M23 family metallopeptidase, with the translated sequence MLTKKRAYILPVLLLVVLLCEWISVFFIGGIIGVVCWWFIIGGSIIASLIVIVLIALIGSRLVRGRKIHYALTAALLIALMMGYPILWLFDIGQMAYPVHSPILPAASIRLPIDQTTVVGWGGNSLETNRPHAIVPMERWAYDLLIDPYSVSSNKLSDYGIYDVEVIAPISGIIIDVYDQEDDILPGAADNETMMGNYIYMRLDTTDTYLIFAHLKKDSVLVQIGQYVEEGTPIARVGNSGSSSEPHLHIHHQRQNPLTTSMFLTEGLPLYFRDIDGPPIPKGGIIKDIITPIN